The following are encoded together in the Colius striatus isolate bColStr4 chromosome 5, bColStr4.1.hap1, whole genome shotgun sequence genome:
- the NBEAL2 gene encoding neurobeachin-like protein 2 isoform X2: MASRERLYELWMLYFAKKDLSYLQQWLEAFVMNFEKIIALPSLEPRRPEESVSEIPVLPREVLQVLSQRLGHSVAQVPREGGSGASLGQALLLLKFFIIICRNLENIQADKTPGFIPEVLRLLRVCASKLRNCREDEGSGMQLESAVLYALHLCECLFDPYQTWRRQLSGEVVSAKEKSKYKFAPVPLPTEFGTFFQECFQAGGQLPETLQLRLIHLFGAILSGSKANALRAVTPAAVEALLGVLQRGGTENPPGPGLLDLSLRGLVAVVHVLHGSSPGAGPVPLRLLLDGYFRVLNSDLPVASLAPEAAGGLVALRVLMLDAIPAMLSCEDRPVLQAVFLSNNCFEHIIRLLQNSKLYLGSSREAGEARDEVPLQQGCDGGSDAIAVHAVAVLTAIMSNSPSAKEVFKERIGYAHLYEVLKSQGQPTRRLLQELLNMAVEGDHGSFPVRPIRNEQPLLILLAWLPALACRDLQAFLSGWLRRLCEASLPSRLTCVKAGMVGYLLAALAAEPALPAACSQNLLELLRALGGLSIRPGELRQLLRLLRRERGRGPHPYAAPVVRALSGMARAEGPPRALQCFDLTPGMAGIMVPTVQKWPGSAFAFHAWLCLSEEEAEAPAARPKRRQLYSFFTAGGTGFEAFFTAGGVLVVAVCTKKDYMTVALPEFDFNDSAWHCVDIVHVAGRRPFGQNVVSIFADGHLRKTAQLRFPSLHESFTSCCIGSAGHRTTTTSLPSAGHPAACHGPEPPFPTHPTLGRSQSVPAALGPHAWTPTQPPTEGVVATTVAGSQDTEWGSPTSLEGHLGSVAIFCEALQQAQVKALFCAGPNVTSPFTLEGDLVELSSKLLLYYTPQACRNNICLDLSPSHGLDGRLTGHKVVNWDIKDVVNCVGGMGVLLPLLEQVVAKKEEPEDEQETNDLVGPELTSSRNAQGMLIPLGKSSESRLERNSVAAFLLLVKNFIQNHPVNQESLVQCHGPAIIGALLQKVSGPLLDMSTLMASQILMEQVASEGSGLLLHLLYQHLLFDFRIWSNSDFAVRLGHIQYLANVVKDHKQRIRKKYGVQFILDSIRTHYGTSREKTTATDDIKTVQTSLFSLVKDFFCRSFSGEEMQSLLSYVAGAQDEQQVCGALEVIHSLLKGSPAQEQLFAFLFEPGHVEVLFSLLVQKKFSDEVRERVFKILYKMLKYEKVPERSKSRLKLKDIGYQGLIACLSDVPGSMLLFRCLSEQVLGADPLNYKDLVAVVYLSHRAELTVRLDICRKLFHLIYAQQDMVKQLARLAGWQDTLTKLYVKESYESQQHNLSHVGNGGCLELQLSDPSAKEEPSPPPAELQELDVFLPLGYEASDQELSEGFSDHSISPGGRTKSFHSYNFKSFDSSDRASRSSSNPGDGPPFDGVYHPLSPFSTSPFDLGLDLASTSSVATAESGAQTPASGPGTPSPLESFKPFPGMRARKSSSLSNVLDESSYQDALPSDNVSNTSNPQQTPEEELCNLLTNIIFSVTWRGVEGWDDVSWRERGQVFSVLTKLGTACELVRPPDEIKRSLLEMMLESALTDLKESGPSAQPGLTHNALKLLRLLQDFLFSEGHNNQALWSEKIYEGVSSLLDKLGVWYHLANGTSDLKEMAQTGLRILVGYILLQDPQLHSLAYVKLHSLLQTASAPKKDEACYLLGKLETPLRRSLEAKSEAFSWLVSIVRTLMDQCYETLQLQLFLPSLPPTNGSPTFYEDFQLFCGTPEWRGFIEKHVQPTMAQFEMDTFAKSHDHMSNFWNACYDAMMSSSQRREQEKAASRKMFQELVLEPATKRCKAENARHANVLKQANHHHSTVLKQWQSLCRLLTSPRSAWADRNPPEVRWKLSSAETYSRMRLKLVPNLNFDQHLEASALRDNLGADHLHNPTESLPLAMAKEAKVSELEDDQLAEEDLPVLDSQAEPKEQNQREKLVVSEDCELITTVAVVPGRLEVTTQHIYFYDGSSEKEETEGGIGHDFKRPLSHLRELHLRRYNLRRSALELFFIDQANYFLNFRKKVRNKVYSCILGLRPPNQIYFGSRSPQELLKASGLTQKWVLREISNFEYLMQLNTIAGRTYNDLSQYPVFPWILRDYVSETLDLTDPAAFRDLSKPIGVANERHARDVKEKYESFEDPTGTVDKFHYGTHYSNAAGVMHYLIRTEPFTTLHIQLQSGRFDCSDRQFHSVPAAWQARMENPVDVKELIPEFFYFPEFLENQNGFDLGCLQLSNEKVGDVVLPRWARSREDFIYQHRKALESEYVSAHLHEWIDLIFGYKQRGPAAVEALNVFYYCTYEGAVDLDAIADETQRKALEGIISNFGQTPCQLLKEPHPARLSAESAARRLSRLDTRSPNVFENLDQLKSFFVEGISDGVALVQAVVPKNQAHSFITQGSPDVLVTVSANGLLGTHNWLPYDKNISNYFSFTKDPTVSNAKTQRFLQGPFAPGADLSSRTLAVSPDGKLLFSGGHWDNSLRVTSLAKGKVIGHITRHIDVVTCLALDLCGIYLISGSRDTTCMVWQVLQQGGFSSGLAPKPVQVLYGHDAEVTCVAISTELDMAVSGSKDGTIIIHTIRRGLFIRSLRPPGDSSPPALLCHVAVGPEGQVVAQTAVGQRACLKDRFALHLYSVNGKHLSSVPLGQEVTALCVTDEFVVLGTTQCGLEIRDLQSLRAAVPPVPMRVPVHSVSVTKEKSHILVGLEDGKLIVVGAGQPAEVRPGQFHRRLWRSTRRISQVSAGETEYNGAESRA, translated from the exons AAGGACCTGTCCTACCTGCAGCAGTGGCTGGAAGCCTTTGTCATGAACTTTGAGAAGATCATCGCCCTCCCCTCGCTGGAGCCCCGCAG GCCGGAGGAGTCGGTGTCAGAGATCCCGGTGCTGCCACGGGAagtgctgcaggtgctgagccAGCGGCTGGGACACAGCGTGGCCCAGGTCCCACGGGAGGGGGGCAGTGGGGCCAGCCTGGGgcaggctctgctgctcctcaagTTCTTCATCATCATCTGCAG GAACCTGGAGAACATCCAAGCAGACAAAACCCCCGGCTTCATCCCggaggtgctgaggctgctgcgGGTCTGTGCGAGCAAG CTGAGGAATTGCAGGGAGGATGAGGGGAGTGGGATGCAGCTGGAGAGCGCCGTGCTCTACGCCCTCCATCTCTGCGAGTGCCTCTTCGATCCCTACCAGACCTGGAGGAGGCAGCTCAGTGG GGAAGTCGTCAGTGCAAAGGAGAAGAGTAAATACAAGTTTGCTCCCGTCCCTCTGCCCACTGAGTTCGGCACCTTCTTCCAAG AGTGTTTCCAAGCTGGAGGGCAGCTCCCTGAAACACTCCAGCTCCGACTTATCCACCTTTTTGGGGCCATTCTGTCTGGATCTAAG GCCAACGCTCTGCGTGCCGTCACGCCGGCGGCGGTGGAGGCGCTGCTGGGTGTGCTGCAGCGTGGTGGCACAGAGAACCCCCCGGGGCCTGGGCTGCTGGACTTGTCCTTGCGGGGGCTGGTGGCCGTGGTGCACGTGCTGCACGGCAGCAGCCCCGGCGCCGGCCCCGTGCCCCTGCGCCTGCTCCTGGACGGTTACTTCAGGGTGCTCAACTCAGACCTGCCCGTGGCGTCCCTGGCGCCGGAGGCGGCCGGCGGCCTCGTGGCTCTGCGTGTGCTCATGCTGG ATGCCATCCCGGCCATGCTGAGCTGCGAGGACCGGCCGGTGCTGCAGGCTGTCTTCCTCAGCAACAACTGCTTCGAGCACATCATCCGGCTGCTCCAGAACAGCAAG CTCTACCTCGGCAGCTCGCGGGAGGCGGGTGAAGCCCGGGATGAGGTCCCTTTGCAGCAG GGCTGTGACGGCGGCTCCGACGCCATCGCGGTTCACGCCGTCGCGGTGCTCACCGCCATCATGAGCAACTCGCCCTCAGCCAAG GAGGTGTTCAAGGAGCGCATCGGCTACGCCCACCTCTATGAGGTGCTGAAGAGCCAAGGGCAGCCCACCCGACGCCTGCTCCAGGAGCTCCTCAACATG GCGGTGGAGGGCGACCACGGCTCCTTCCCGGTGCGCCCCATCCGCAACGAGCAGCCTCTGCTGATCCTGCTGGCCTGGCTGCCGGCGCTGGCGTGCCGGGACCTGCAGGCGTTCCTCTCGGGTTGGCTGCGGCGGCTGTGCGAGGCCTCCCTGCCCAGCCGCCTCACCTGCGTCAAGGCCGGCATGGTGGGCTACCTGCTGGCCGCCCTGGCCGCCGAGCCGGCGCTGCCGGCTGCCTGCTCCCAAAacctgctggagctgctgcgggCGCTGGGCGGCCTCTCCATCCGCCCCGGGGAGCTGCGGCAGCTGCTGCGGCTGCTGCGGCGCGAGCGCGGCCGGGGGCCGCATCCGTACGCGGCGCCGGTGGTGCGGGCGCTGTCGGGCATGGCGCGGGCAGAGGGGCCCCCGCGGGCGCTGCAGTGCTTCGACCTGACGCCCGGCATGGCGGGGATCATGGTGCCAACCGTGCAGAAGTGGCCCGGCAGCGCCTTCGCCTTCCACGCCTGGTTGTGCCTGAGCGAGGAGGAAGCCGAAGCCCCGGCGGCGAGGCCGAAGAGGAGGCAACTGTACAG CTTCTTCACAGCCGGCGGGACGGGCTTTGAGGCGTTCTTCACCGCCGGCGGCGTGCTGGTGGTGGCCGTCTGCACCAAGAAGGATTACATGACAGTGGCGTTGCCGGAGTTTGACTTCAACGACTCAGCTTGG CACTGTGTTGACATCGTCCACGTCGCCGGCCGCCGGCCCTTTGGCCAGAACGTGGTCAGCATCTTCGCCGACGGGCACCTGCGGAAGACGGCGCAGCTCCGCTTCCCGTCCCTGCACGAG TCCTTCACTTCCTGCTGCATCGGCTCCGCGGGCCACCggaccaccaccaccagcctcCCCTCCGCCGGCCACCCGGCAGCGTGCCACGGGCCAGAGCCGCCCTTCCCCACGCACCCCACGCTCGGGCGCTCCCAGTCCGTCCCCGCCGCCTTGGGCCCCCACGCCTGGACCCCCACGCAGCCCCCCACGGAGGGGGTGGTGGCCACCACGGTGGCTGGCAGCCAGGACACCGAGTGGGGCAGTCCCACATCCCTGGAGGGTCACCTGGGCTCCGTGGCCATCTTCTGTGAGGCTCTGCAGCAAGCCCAGGTCAAGGCGCTCTTCTGTGCAG GACCGAACGTCACGTCACCGTTTACGCTGGAAGGTGACTTGGTGGAGCTCAGCAGCAAGCTCTTGCTGTACTACACCCCCCAG GCCTGCAGGAACAACATCTGCCTGGACCTCTCTCCCAGCCACGGCTTGGACGGGAGGCTGACGGGGCACAAGGTGGTCAACTGGGACATCAAG GACGTGGTGAACTGCGTGGGTGGGATGGGAGTGCTGCTTCCCCTGCTCGAGCAagtggtggccaagaaggagGAGCCTGAGGATGAGCAAGAGACCAACGACTTGGTGGGACCAGAGCTGACATCCTCCAGGAATGCCCAGGGCATGCTCATCCCGCTGGGCAAGTCCTCAG agagccggctggagaggaacagcgtggctgccttcctgctgctggtgAAGAACTTCATCCAGAACCACCCGGTGAACCAGGAGAGCCTGGTGCAGTGCCATGGGCCGGCCATCATCGGAGCCCTGCTGCAGaag GTCTCTGGTCCGCTGCTGGACATGAGCACGCTGATGGCCTCGCAGATCCTCATGGAGCAGGTGGCCTCAGAGGGCAGTGGGCTCCTGCTGCATCTCCTCTACCAGCACCTCCTCTTCGACTTCCGCATCTGGAGCAACAGCGACTTCGCCGTGCGCTTAG GTCATATCCAGTACCTGGCCAACGTTGTCAAGGACCACAAGCAGCGCATCCGTAAGAAGTACGGGGTGCAGTTCATCCTCGACTCCATCCGAACACACTACGG CACCTCCAGGGAGAAGACTACAGCCACCGACGACATCAAGACAGTGCAGACATCCCTCTTCAGCCTGGTGAAGGATTTCTTCTGCAGGAGCTTCTCTGGGGAGGAGATGCAGAGCTTGCTGAGCTACGTGGCTGGGGCACAGGACGAGCAGCAG GTCTGTGGGGCGTTGGAGGTGATCCACAGCCTGCTGAAGGGTTCTCCTGCCCAGGAGCAGCTCTTTGCCTTCCTCTTTGAGCCGGGCCACGTGGAGGTCCTCTTCTCTCTGCTGGTCCAGAAGAAGTTCTCAGATGAAGTGCGGGAGAGGGTCTTCAAG ATCCTCTATAAGATGCTGAAGTACGAGAAGGTCCCCGAGCGCAGCAAGAGCCGCCTGAAGCTGAAGGACATCGGGTACCAGGGGCTCATTGCCTGCCTCAGTGACGTCCCTGGCTCCATGCTGCTCTTCCGCTGCCTCTCAGAGCAGGTCCTTGGGGCAG ACCCTCTAAACTACAAGGATCTGGTGGCCGTGGTTTACCTGTCGCACCGGGCTGAGCTGACTGTGCGGCTCGATATCTGCCGCAAG CTCTTCCACCTGATCTACGCACAGCAGGACATGGTGAAGCAGCTGGCGAGGCTGGCAGGCTGGCAGGACACGCTCACCAAGCTCTATGTCAAGGAGTCCTACGAGTCCCAGCAGCACAACCTGAGCCACGTGGGCAATGGGGGCTGCCTGGAGCTCCAGCTCTCAGACCCCTCTGCCAAGGAGGAGCCGAGCCCACCGCcggctgagctgcaggagctggacgTCTTCCTGCCCCTGGGCTACGAGGCCTCCGACCAGGAGCTCTCCGAGGGCTTCTCTGACCACTCCATCTCCCCGGGTGGCCGCACCAAGTCCTTCCACTCCTACAACTTCAAGTCTTTCGACTCCTCCGACCGGGCCAGCCGCTCGTCCTCCAACCCCGGCGACGGCCCTCCCTTCGACGGCGTCTACCACCCGCTCTCGCCCTTCTCTACCTCACCCTTCGACCTGGGGCTGGACCTGGCCAGCACCAGCTCGGTGGCCACGGCTGAGAGCGGCGCGCAGACCCCCGCCAGCGGTCCCGGCACCCCGTCCCCTCTGGAGAGCTTCAAGCCCTTCCCGGGGATGCGAGCACGCAAGAGCTCCAGCCTCTCCAACGTGCTGGATGAGAGCAGCTACCAGGACGCTCTGCCCAGCGACAACGTTTCCAACACCAGCAACCCCCAG CAAACTCCCGAGGAGGAGCTGTGCAACCTCCTGACCAACATCATCTTCTCGGTGACGTGGCGCGGGGTGGAGGGCTGGGACGACGTGTCGTGGAGGGAGCGAGGACAGGTCTTCTCCGTCCTCACCAAGCTGGGCACGGCGTGCGAGCTGGTGCGGCCCCCGGACGAGATCAAACGCAG cctgctGGAGATGATGCTGGAGTCGGCGCTGACGGACCTGAAGGAGTCGGGGCCGAGCGCCCAGCCCGGCCTCACCCACAACGCCCTCAAGCTGCTGCGGCTGCTGCAGGACTTTCTGTTCTCCGAGGGACACAACAACCAGGCGCTGTGGAGCGAGAAG ATCTACGAGGGGGTGAGCAGCCTGCTGGACAAGCTGGGCGTCTGGTACCACCTGGCCAACGGCACCTCCGACCTCAAGGAGATGGCCCAGACGGGGCTGCGCATCCTGGTGGGCTACATCCTGCTGCAGGACCCCCAG ctccaCTCACTGGCCTATGTGAAGctgcacagcctcctgcagacaGCCTCAGCCCCTAAAAAGGATGAGGCCTGCTACCTGCTGGGCAAGCTGGAGACCCCGCTGCGGCGCTCGCTGGAGGCCAAGTCGGAGGCGTTCTCCTGGCTGGTGTCCATCGTGCGGACGCTCATGGACCAGTGCTACGagaccctgcagctgcagctcttcctGCCCTCGCTGCCCCCCACCAACGGCAGCCCCACGTTCTACGAGGACTTCCAGCTCTTCTGCGGCACCCCGGAGTGGAGGGGCTTCATTGAGAAGCAC GTGCAGCCAACCATGGCCCAGTTTGAGATGGACACTTTTGCCAAGAGCCACGACCACATGTCCAACTTCTGGAACGCCTGCTACGATGCCATGATGAGCAGCTCGCAGCGGCGGGAGCAGGAGAAGGCAGCCAGTCGCAAGATGTTCCAG gagctggtgctggagcCAGCGACGAAGCGCTGCAAGGCGGAGAACGCCCGTCACGCCAACGTGCTGAAGCAGGCCAACCACCACCACAGCACCGTGCTGAAGCAGTGGCAGTCCCTGTGCCGCCTCCTCACCTCGCCCCGCTCCGCCTGGGCCGACCG GAACCCGCCCGAGGTCCGCTGGAAGCTGTCGAGCGCAGAGACCTACTCCAGGATGAGGCTCAAGCTGGTGCCCAACCTGAATTTCGACCAACACTTGGAAGCCAGCGCCCTGAGGGACAACTTGG GAGCCGACCACCTCCACAACCCCACCGAGTCCCTCCCACTCGCcatggccaaggaggccaaggTGAGCGAGCTGGAAGACGACCAACTGGCCGAGGAGGACCTCCCCGTCCTGGACAGCCA GGCTGAGCCCAAGGAGCAGAACCAGCGGGAGAAGCTGGTGGTCTCGGAGGACTGCGAGCTCATCACCACGGTGGCCGTGGTCCCCGGCCGGCTGGAGGTGACAACCCAACACATCTACTTCTACGACGGCAGCAGCGAgaaggaggagacagagggag GGATTGGCCACGACTTCAAGCGTCCCCTGTCCCACCTGCGGGAGCTGCACCTGCGCCGCTACAACCTGCGCCGCTCCGCGCTCGAGCTCTTCTTCATCGACCAGGCCAACTacttcctcaacttcagaaaaaaG GTGAGGAACAAGGTGTACTCCTGCATCCTTGGCCTGCGTCCCCCCAACCAGATCTACTTCGGCAGCCGCTcgccccaggagctgctgaaagcCTCGGGACTCACCCAG AAATGGGTCCTGCGGGAGATCTCCAACTTCGAGTACCTCATGCAGCTCAACACGATCGCGGGGCGCACCTACAATGACCTCTCCCAGTACCCCGTG TTCCCCTGGATCCTGCGGGATTATGTCTCAGAGACCCTCGACCTCACCGACCCGGCCGCGTTTCGGGACCTGTCCAAGCCCATCGGCGTGGCCAACGAGCGGCACGCCCGGGACGTGAAGGAGAA GTATGAGAGCTTCGAGGACCCCACTGGCACCGTGGACAAGTTCCACTACGGCACACACTACTCCAACGCGGCGGGTGTCATGCACTACCTGATCCGCACCGAGCCCTTCACCACCCTCCACATCCAGCTGCAGAGCGGCAG GTTTGACTGCTCGGACCGGCAGTTCCACTCGGTGCCGGCGGCGTGGCAAGCGCGGATGGAGAACCCCGTGGATGTCAAGGAGCTCATCCCTGAGTTCTTCTACTTCCCTGAGTTCCTGGAGAACCAGAACG GCTTCGACCtgggctgcctgcagctctccaaCGAGAAGGTCGGTGACGTGGTGCTGCCCCGGTGGGCGCGTTCCCGTGAGGATTTCATCTACCAGCACCGCAAAGCCCTG GAGTCAGAGTACGTCTCAGCCCACCTCCACGAGTGGATCGACCTCATTTTTGGGTACAAGCAACGAGGCCCAGCCGCTGTGGAGGCCCTCAATGTCTTCTACTACTGCACCTATGAGG gggCCGTGGACCTGGACGCCATCGCCGACGAGACGCAGAGGAAAGCTCTGGAGGGCATCATCAGCAATTTTGGGCAGACGCCCTGCCAGCTGCTCAAG GAGCCGCATCCTGCCCGGCTGTCAGCAGAGAGTGCTGCCCGGAGGCTCTCCCGCCTCGACACCCGCTCGCCCAACGTCTTTGAGAACCTGGACCAGCTCAAGTCCTTCTTTGTGGAG GGCATCAGCGATGGCGTGGCGCTGGTGCAGGCTGTGGTGCCCAAGAACCAGGCGCATTCCTTCATCACTCAGGGATCACCCGACGTCCTG GTCACTGTGAGTGCCAACGGCTTGTTGGGGACCCACAACTGGTTGCCCTACGACAAGAACATCTCAAACTACTTCAGCTTCACCAAAGACCCCACCGTCTCCAACGCAAA GACCCAGCGGTTCCTGCAGGGCCCCTTCGCCCCCGGCGCCGACCTCAGCTCCCGCACCCTGGCCGTGTCCCCCGACGGGAAGCTGCTCTTCAGCGGGGGACACTGGGACAACAGCCTCCGTGTCACCTCCTTGGCCAAAGGCAAGGTCATTGGGCACATCACCCGGCACATAG ACGTTGTCACCTGCCTGGCGCTTGACCTCTGCGGCATCTACCTCATTTCTGGCTCCCGGGACACCACCTGCATGGTGTGGCAGGTCCTGCAGCAG GGCGGCTTTTCCAGCGGCTTGGCTCCCAAACCCGTCCAGGTCCTGTACGGCCACGACGCCGAGGTGACGTGTGTGGCCATCAGCACCGAGCTGGACATGGCAGTGTCGGGCTCCAAG GACGGCACCATCATCATCCACACCATCCGGCGCGGCCTCTTCATCCGCTCGCTGCGGCCGCCCGGGGACAGCTCTCCTCCCGCCCTGCTGTGCCACGTGGCCGTGGGGCCCGAAGGGCAGGTGGTGGCCCAGACAGCCGTGGGGCAGAGAGCCTGCTTGAAG GACAGGTTTGCCCTGCACCTCTACTCCGTGAACGGGAAGCACCTCTCCTCCGTGCCGCTGGGCCAGGAGGTGACGGCCCTGTGCGTGACGGACGAGTTCGTGGTGCTGGGGACCACGCAGTGCGGGCTGGAGATCCGGGACCTGCAGAG CCTGAGGGCGGCCGTGCCCCCCGTGCCCATGCGGGTGCCCGTGCACAGCGTGTCCGTCACCAAGGAGAAGAGTCACATCTTGGTGGGCTTGGAGGATGGGAAGCTCATCGTGGTGGGGGCTGGGCAGCCCGCTGAG